In Brettanomyces bruxellensis chromosome 7, complete sequence, the sequence CTGTTTTCGGGTGCTTGAGCTTCTTCCTGATCTCCTTGAGGAGATTGAGTGCTTTGAGCCGCTTGATGGACTCGTTCTGGTATATCTTGCTTGGGTTTCGCCTGTGTGTAGTGCCTGAAGCCTTTTTGTGCCGGATCCACCTATTGAGGTCCAAAAACGGGATTGCCGTCTCCTGGAATAGAAGGGTCATGATGTAGAACTTGGCGAGTGCAGGGAGCAACCTGAATACTGCCAAACATGTTTCTGGCGATTTGTAGAGTTGTGCATGGACAGTTTCGGGGAGATTGTCCAAGTACTCGTTGATGCTTGACTTGAAGAGGTCTGAGGAGGAGGGTTGGGTCAGAGGGGATTGCATGGGAGGGGAGATTAAGAGGAATGGAAATGATCTGTATGAGTGAGTGAAGTTATAAACAATCGATGAATGTCAATGAAGTGAGCTTGATAGACTAAATCAATGAAGTGAGCTTGATAGAATAAATCAATGAATAAATCAATGAAGTGAGCTTTGTGAACAAAGCAATGGGTAAATCAGTAAGTTAGGTCCACCTGAATAAATCAAGCTTGATAGACTAAATAACTCAACGAACAAATCAGTGAGAAGTGTGTCCGGTGAACAGATCAATAAATAAATCAGTTAATAAAGTCAGCTTGAATAAATCGATAAATAACCTAATGAATTAAGTTCACTTGAGAGAGTAGATGAGGCAGTGATAACCAAATCAACCAGATAGGTTAAATCAAGAAATGATATTAAGAAATGATATTAAGAAATGATATTAAGAAATGATATTAAGTCAATGATATTGAGTCAATGATACTAAGTCAATGACATTAAATCACAAATTACAATGACCAGAGACAAAATCTGGAAGCCATTCAACTTAGGGTCATCTTAGCGAAACCTCTCAGAATTGAGATTCCGGCGTAGGTTTCTAGagcaaaatattttctctatttttttcatcttataaatttttcatattgaTTTCtaatttcttgatttgTTTGATACTTCTAGTTTCTTTGATACTTTGATACTTTGATACAGAGAAGCTGAAAAGATAGACTAGGCAGAGGACAGATTAAGAACAATTTAAGCATGACGAGCAAAAATGAGGCTATGGACGAACTGCTGAAGCCAATGTACAAAGGGAAAGCGTTGACAGACCCAATCAACACGGCAAAAGACAAGTGGAATTTGGTGCCGGCATTCTTGAAAGTGAAGGGACTCGTGAAGCAGCACTTGGACTCGTACAACTACTTCGTGGACGTggacttgaagaaaatcgtCAAGGCAAACGAGATGGTGGTGTCGGACGTGGACCCGAGCTTCTACCTGAAGTACCTGGACATCCGGGTGGGATACAAGAGCAACGGGGACCGGGAGAAGCCGGAGGTGGTGCTGCCGCCGCACGAGTGCCGGCTCCGGGACCTGACGTACAGTGCTCCGATCTACGTGGACGTGGAGTACACGCGGGGGCGGAAGATCATCATCCACCGGGACTTGGAGATCGGCCGGATGCCCATCATGCTCCGGTCGAACAAGTGCATCTTGCACGGGCGCAGCGAGGCGGAGATGGCGTACCTGAACGAGTGCCCGTTGGACCCGGGCGGGTACTTTGTGGTGAACGGCACGGAGAAGGTGATCTTGGTCCAGGAGCAGTTGAGTAAGAACCGGATTATCGTGGAGACGGACCGCAAAAAGGGCATCGTGCAGGCGTCGGTGACGTCGTCGACGCACGAGCGCAAGTCCAAGACGTACGTGGTGGCCAAGAAGGGCCGGATCTACCTGAAGCACAACTCGATCAGCGAGGAGGTGCCGATCGTGGTGGTTTTGAAGGCGGCGGGCGTGGTGAGCGACATGGAGATCATGCAGCTGGTGTGCGGGGACGACTCGGCGTACCAGGACCTGTTCGCGGAGAACTTCGAGGCGGCGTCGCGGCTCGGGGTGTTCACGCAGCGGCAGGCGTTGGAGTTCATCGGGCGGCGGGTGAAGACCGTGCGGCGGATGAATGCCCCGCGGTTGAGTGTGCTCCAGGAGGGGCTCGAGGCCGTGGCCACGACGATCTGTGCCCACCTGACAGTGGCGCGGCGGGACTTCCGGCAGAAGGCCGTGTACATCGCTACGATGACCCGGCGGGTGGTGATGGCGATGCAGAACCCGAAGCTCGTGGATGACAGGGACTACGCGGGCAACAAGAGGCTCGAGTTGGCCGGCCAGTTGCTCTCGTTGCTGTTCGAGGACCTCTTCAAGAAGTTCAACAACGACTTCAAGGCCAACTTGGACAAGATTTTGCGGCGGCCGAGCCGGGCGTCCGAGTTCGACGCCTTGCTGCACATCAACATCCACTCCAACAACGTCACCATGGGGCTCAACCGGGCCATCTCGACGGGCAACTGGTCCTTGAAGCGGTTCAAGATGGAGCGGGCCGGCGTGACCCACGTGTTGAGCCGGCTCTCGTACATTGCAGCGTTGGGCATGATGACCCGGATCAGCTCGCAGTTCGAGAAGTCGCGGAAAGTCAGCGGGCCGAGGTCCTTGCAGCCCTCGCAGTTCGGCATGTTGTGCCCCGCGGACACGCCCGAAGGTGCATCGTGCGGCTTGGTGAAGAACTTGGCCCTCATGACGCACATCACCACGGACAGCGAGGAGGAGCCGATCCGCCGGGCCTGCTTCATGCTCGGGGCCCAGGACATCGGCCAGGCGGACTCCCGAGCCCTCCACGCCCGCGGCAGCTTCGGCATCTACCTCAACGGCACCATGATCGCCGTCACCCGGTACCCGGGGGCCTTCGTGCGCCGTTTCCGGCTGCTGCGTCGCTCCGGGCGGCTCGACGCCTTCGTGTCCATCCACACCGACTTGCAGCAGGCTGCCGTGCACCTGGCCTCCGACGGCGGTCGAATCTGCCGGCCCCTGATCATCGTCGACCGCGGTGTGTCCCGGGTGACCGCCCGGCACCTCGCCTTGCTCCGAGACGGCCGCTGGGGCTTCGACGATTTCCTCCGCCGCGGCCTCGTCGAGTACCTCGACGTCAACGAGGAGAACGACGCCCTCATCGCGTTGTACGAGCGGGACATCGGCCAGCTCACCACGCACCTCGAGATCGAGCCGTTCACCGTCTTGGGGGCAGTCGCAGGCCTCATCCCGTACCCTCACCACAACCAATCGCCCCGGAACACGTACCAGTGTGCCATGGGCAAGCAGGCCATCGGGGCCATCGCGTACAACCAGTTCCGGCGTATCGACACGCTCCTCTACTTGCTCTGCTACCCGGAGCAGCCGCTGGTTCGAACCCGGACCATAGAGCTTGTCAAGTACAATCGGCTGCCGGCAGGCCACAATGCCACCGTGGCCGTGATGTCGTACTCGGGTTACGATATTGAGGACGCGTTGCTGTTGAACCGGGCGTCGATCGACCGCGGGTTCGGACGCTGCCAGACGTTGCGGAAGAACACCGCCTTGTTGAAGCGGTACCCGAACCACACCAAGGACATTGTGGGGGGAATGCGGTTGGACGGTTCCGGCCGGCCGATCTACCAGCATTCGGCATTGGGGGGAGACGGGTTGGCGGAGGTGGGGTCGATGGTGCAGAGTGGGCAGGTGATAGTGAACAAATGCGTTCCGACCGGGCCGACGGGGCCAGGAGGACCAAGTGGAGGTGGAAATTCCACCAATCCGAGCGGGCGAGGCCCAGGAGGAGGTAGAAATGGACAGAgtagagaaagagaaagtgCCACCTCCTCCTTCCAGGAATCTCCCCTCGTCTACCGCGGCCCCGTCCCCTCATACGTGGACCAGGTCATGCTCACCGTCGGAGACAACGACCAGGCACTAATCAAAGTGCTCCTCCGGCAAACCAGGCGCCCCGAGTTGGGCGACAAGTTCTCGTCCAGGCACGGCCAGAAAGGTGTGTGTGGAATGATCATCAAGCAGGAAGACATGCCGTTCAGCGACCAGGGCATCTGCCCAGACATGATCATGAACCCGCACGGGTTCCCCTCGCGGATGACCGTCGGAAAGATGATGGAACTCGTGTCGGGCAAGGCCGGCGTGCTCCGGGGCACCTTCGAGTACGGAACGTGCTTTGGCGGCTCGGACCTCTCGGAAATGTCCAAGATCTTGGTTTCCAAGGGCTTCAACTACGGCGGGAAGGACATGCTCTACTCGGGAACCACCGGTGAGGCCCTCCAGGCCTACATCTTCTTCGGGCCCATCTACTACCAGAAGTTGAAGCACATGGTGCTCGACAAGATGCACGCCAGGGCCAGAGGTCCCCGGGCTGTGCTCACCAGGCAGCCCACCGAGGGTAGGGCGCGGGACGGTGGTCTTCGGCTCGGCGAGATGGAGCGGGACTGCTTGATTGCCTACGGAGCGTCTCAGCTCTTGCTTGAGCGGTTGATGTTGAGCTCCGATGCCTTTGATGTCGATATTTGCCAGGGCTGCGGCCTTATGGGCTACAATGGCTGGTGTCCTATGTGCAAGAGCAGCCAGAATGTGGTCAAGATGACCATTCCGTATGCTGCGAAGCTTTTGTTCCAGGAGCTGATTTCGATGAACATAGCACCGCGGTTACAGTTGGGTGATGTGTtttaatattgatatcGAAATCTAGATCGATAGATCTAGATTGAGATCCATGGATGGAGGATATATCTAGATAGATCTACATATGAGGATCAATATCGAAATCTAGATATATCTAGATAGATCTACATATGAGGATCAATATCGAAATCTAGATATATCTAGATTGAGATCTACATAGATATGGAAGACATGACGTTGCTTAGTTCATCTTAAATATGTGCATGCAGTATGTAATGCAATTTCTAGTATTAGTTTCCTGAGATCTACATCCAGATGCCTGCTGGAAATAACATTGCTTAGTCTATATGTGTATAGTATGTAATTCAATTTCTAGTACTTAATGTCTTGAGATCCACATGGATGTGAGGATATAACATTGCTTAGTCTATGTGTATGTAATGCAATATAGTATTTCATATCCTGCTGCTGTGCATCCAATATTTGTCAATTACACCATTGATATATCTAGTACACTATGCAATGATTTCTAGTATTCAATATGAAATACCATTCTGTTCTAGACATAGATATAGATGTATGCTGTATACTGGATATATGCTCTGTATGCTCTAGATGATTTACATTTTGCGTATACCGTATATGCTCTATATACTCTATACACATACACACATGATCTAGATAAGCTGCATGTTATGATCTAGATGCAATATATGCACTATATGCTTCACACTCTATATGCATTACACCCCCAGTTTAGACTATACACTCAATATCTTGGTTAACTATGCCTTATGCCAATGCTACCTCCCATATCTACGTCTTATACGCTGTCACACAGTTCCACATTCTCAATATATAATCCAATATCTAGTATTTAACCCCTGCTCAATACAGTATTTTCGGCATATTTGTAATGTGGATGCATCTGATTTCTGAAGTACTTTAACATTCTGTTTAAAGATGGCAGTTGCAAACTATATTAAACCCTTCTGGTTAAGTATTTAAAGAATTTTCTCTGAATCCTCTTTAGTGACATTTCCAAAATCCAAGTTTTGTCTTTAAATATCACCCCGAGTCTACTCCAACATATGCTGTGAACTTCTTCAGCAATATCCATAATTCCTTTAAGCCTTTAAGCTGCCATTCAAGTACTAAATCATGTATACgcttatatatatttagtATGCTGCTGAAATGCTCAAGTGTTTAAATGTTTGATATGCCAAGACCAAGTATACATCTTGCTGTTGAGGAACCAGCTATTCTTAACTCGTACATGGTACAAATCACGTCAGCCTCCAGTTCATTGCACTTTAGATCAAACTCCGCATTGAGGTATTTCATCACATACTTTGAACATTAACATTCAGCTTCCCCTCAACTCCTTCCCACCTTATATGTCATATATGccttattattataaccATCCCCTACCCAAAGATGCACTATGCCATTAATCGCCTTACAACATGCTCGTTTTCAGACGTTTCAAATGTTCCCACTTACCTTGCTTAACATTTGTGAGATGCGCTATCACTTCTTCTAACTTCGCCTTCCTAATCTCAGCATCACTTCCCATATCACTTCCTGTACACCAAATCGTAATCCAAATTCAGCTGCCCGTACAACTCCTTCATGGAGAACTCCCTGCTCAATCCATCCCCAGAACCATCACCAGGCATTTCTCCATGCTCTATCTTCTCACCCATCCTCTCTATGGCCCTCTTTCTCTCCTCCACCTCCTCCTTTTCCGCTTTTCCCAAATTCTTGTACCTGGGAGACCGCATAAAGTCATCTAGCTCACCCAAAGCCGAAGTATCGTACTCAAACCTCAGCTTTCTCAGCCGGGAGTCCCGCTGCTTCTTCCGGTATTCCTCTATTCCTCCCATTCGATCTATCTTTAGCTTCGCATCGTTCAAAACATAGTTTGAGGCCGCttttgctgcttttctccatttaTCAATCAACTCGGCCAGCCCATCTTTTGGACTCtcatcttctcttttcgcctcaatcttcttcaacttcgCAATACTCTGCTCATATCTCTTGATCTCTCTCTCTAGTTGCCGCTCGTTCTCCTCGACAAATGTCGTTTTACTCAATTGATTAAGTTGAACCTGAATCGGGATCTTATCGCTCATCCTGATGTCTGCAGCAGGGCTCGAGAAGCTCCGCACAGCCAAGGGTGACTGCATTGGGCCATCCTTAGTCCTTAAAACGATCGGTGTCGATGCTGTGAGGTTTTCTAGACCGCCATATTTGGCCTTTTTAGGCCTCGATGTTCCTTTTGGTGACAAATCCGGTATTGGCGAAGTGCTAAGCTCAACTATTTTGCGCGGAAGCGGTGAACTGAAGTTCCGCACGCTTTTCATTGGTATTCGGTGGTTGCTCTTGCCGATTATATGCTGCTCGGATGCCTTTTTGGGACTGCTTGATCTCCGTTTGGGAATCATGAGCTTCCCGGTTAGTTTCGGAAGCATTTTAGGCTCCATCAACTTCTTTGGGGCCGGCCTCACTTCCCCATACAGTTCCTCCTGCTCGCTAATTGTTGATTCTATTGCCTGATCCGACACTTCAGAAAAATCTAGAAACGAATCATGAGGTGTTGATTGTGAGTTTGGCGTCGACTGCTCATCCATGTTCGAGAAGGGTCAAATTCTGCCTGAAATTCGATGAATTGTCACTATAATGCTTTAGAACGTGCCCTTTTGGCTAAATGAGTGATAAAGTGACTTGAACTTCAACAATGATGCCAACTCTATGGtcaataaaaacaaaaacgGGCCATCCATTTTGTGCAGAAAGCGTCGATCGACACACTCCAGAGACGGCATCTCTAGATATTCAacttaaactttttttttttttttttttttttttccttctcagctgaaaaattctcTCGGAAAAATTTTAGACCTACAATCCCTATCTCCAGATCATAACTCCCAGAAAGCCAAGCCAACAGCTGGAAACAGACGGGATTGCCAGTAGATAGAAGCTCAAGATGGCCAAGACTAGTAAAGCAACCAAGAAGTTCAACAAGaagcatttgaagaagacGTTGGAGAAGCGTAATAAGGCCAAGGAGTACAAACGGAGAATTGGCAACAAGAAGGCACTTCGGGAGGAAAAGGCCAAGAACAGAGCAAATGGGAGATCGGCCAAGGATGGAGAGGTGTTTGATGACATGGATTTAGAGAAGTACTTTGAGAAAAAGGTGGAAGTTCCAAGTGTTAAGACGAAAAAAGGGTCTAAATTGGGTAAGAAGTcgaaggaggaagaaaagagcaaagGGGAGGAATCAGAGTTGGAAATAGAGTCAGAGTCGGACTCGAAGGCCGGTTCGGACGCAGAATCGGAATCCGGAGCGGAAATGGAGATGGACAAGCAGGATTTGGaggatttgaagaaggaagacCCAGAGTTCTACaagtatttgaaagatAATGACAAGGATCTTCTTGATTTCAATCCGGTGAATCCTATGGATATGGTGAGCTCGGAcgaggatgatgaggataaGGAGGAGGCTGAGAAGGAGGACAAGGACAAGGACAAGGAAAAAACACAGCTAGAAGTGGAAGTGACGATTGAGATGGTGAAAAGCTGGGAAAAGAACATGATGCAGGAAAAGCCATCAATCAAAGGGATCAAGCAGGCAGCCATGGCATTCAAGGCGGCGGTGAATTCAGAGACAGACAGGGAGTACAGATATAAAGTGAGCAGCGGGCCGGTGTTCaacttgttgatgatgGTTGTTTTAAAGAAGCTTCCTCTTGCGATCGAGAGGCTTTCTCCATACAAAAAGGACGCAAGAGGCAGCAGAAAGCTTGGCTCAACATCGAAGAAGTTGAACGGCCGCATTTGCACAATCGTGAAGTTGCACTCAACGTCTTTGCTTGAGCTTTTGGACGGCATATCGAAGACAGAGATGGCGATTCTCGTTTTACAGTCTACCCAGGAGCTTTTCCCATACATCATGTCGTGGAGGAAGATCCTAAAGATTTTGATCAACAGCGTGGTGCAGGTTTGGGCATCATCGGGCGATTTCGAGACCCAGGTTGCCGCGTTTGCCTTTCTAAACAACGTGTCCCACGAGTATCCAAAGGCAGTGTTGGAGATTTCTCTCAGATCGATGTATTCAGGCTTTGTGAAGAACTGCCGCCGCACAAACGTTCACACAATCCCCTCGATCAACTTCCAGAAGAACTCGATGGCCGAGTTGTATGGCGAGGATGAAAGTTTGGGATATAGGGTTGGATTCGAGAACATTCGGCAGTTGGCAATCCACCTCCGCGAGAGTGTCAACAATCCTACCAAGGAGAGTTACAAGGCTGTTTACAACTGGCAGGTGTGCAACGCTCTCGATTTCTGGTCCAGAATGCTCTGCTTGCGGTGCAATCCGGAGGCTGAACTCAAGAGCAGTGTGAaaaagggaagaaaaagcggTACAGAGTCACCTTTGAGGCAGCTTATTTACCCATTGGTGCAGGTGACCATCGGAACGATTCGTTTGGTGCCATCTGCACAGTTCTTCCCGCTCAGATTTTACCTTGTGAGGTCACTAATCAGGTTATCGCAGGCCACCGGCGTGTTTATCCCGCTATTTCCATTGATAAGCGAGATACTGACGTCTTCTGTGTTCACCAAGAAGCCCAGGGCCTCGTCTTTGGCCGCAGTGGACTTTGACAGCTGCATCAAGGTGAATAAGGCGTACATTGGCACCAGAGTGTACCAATCAGGCGTCTGTGACGAGTTCATAGAGCTTTGCGCGGAGTTTTTTGCGCTCTACTGCAAGAGCATCGCCTTCCCGGAGCTCATAACTCCGCCTGTCATATACTTGAGGCGTTTCCGCAAGAGAAAGGGGGGAAACTTGAAGTTCAGCAAGCAACTTGGAACTTTGATCGACAAGCTTAATGCAAACGCAAAATACATAGAGAGCAGGCGGGCCACCGTGCAGTATGGCCCAAGCAACACACAGGAGGTGTCTAAGTTCCTCCAGGATGTTGAGTGGGAGAAAACGCCTCTTGGAGCGTATGTTAAGACGCAGAGAGAGGTTAAGGAAGCCAAAATGAAGATTCTCCGGGATTCTttggagaaggaggaggaggaagagagGAAACGGGAGCAGGAGAAGGGCGAGGGAGAGGAGGAAAGAGAAGGTGATGAAGATGCaagtgaagatgatgaggatggaAATGAAGATGTCGATATGGACTCTGATGAAGAGTAATGCGAAGATGTAaaatgtatgtatgtacaCTTAACTTAGATGCGATTGACTACGGTAATAAACAGTTATATGCCTTGATCTTTTCTGTAACCGCACACATATGTGTATTGGTGCTTTGGGGGGGCTCTTAAATGTGGATTGGTGCTTTGGAAGGCTCTTAAATGTGTATGGTGTGTGTTGGTGGCATTAATGGAATAACATGGTAGCAGCTCTCTTTCCTAAAAGAGCGATATATTTTCAGTCGCGTATTTCACTAATCCTCCTACACTGTTgggactttttttttctttctatctttttattttttttctccatctttttattttttctctctctcctttttctcttttctctttctcccTTTATCTCCCGATAACGCGAGTCCCATTATTATCAGAGTCGCATTGTTGATAAGCAGCGGCACATTTCAATTGACATTATTTACATTATTTACACAGTTTCTCCTCCTtcacattttatttctcttttccctcttctttcctttcttcttcctttctctctctttcttctctccaTTCCAAGAAACAACTACTACATCCCAAACAATGCTTTTCACTCTGGAGGCAGCTTTCACCCTTTTCCAGATTACAATCTCCGGAGCAGTTATTGACACATTCAACAACCAAGAACCCCTCATCCAGCCATACAATGCCCTGAACTGCCCAATAGACATCCCGCTCTCCTGCTCGAACAAAACTGAGGTTGAGAACAGCTGTTGCTTCGAATATCCAAGTGGTATTTTCTTACAGGCACAATTCTGGGACGCAAGGCCGTCAGTGGGCCCAAAGGACATGTTCACAATGCACGGAGTGTGGCCAGACCGCTGTGATGGGTCGTACGACCAGTTCTGCAAGCTTTTCAGCCCAATTAAGAGTGCGAGGGCGATCTTGGAGCAGTTTGGCGAAAATCAGCTTTTAGACGAGATGGACCGTGTTTGGAAGAATATACGGGGAAACGACGACTATCTCTGGGTTCACGAGTTCAACAAGCATGGAACCTGCATGAATACACTCAAGCCAAGCTGCTATGACCAGGAAAACTACCGGGAAAACCAGAATGTGGTGGATTTCTACAAAAGAAGCATGCAGCTCTTCAAGACCTTACCAACGTATCAATGGTTGGCCCAGTCGGGAATTGTGCCCTCCAACTCGAAGCTCTATACCAGGGAGGAGATCGAATCGAGTCTCGAGGAGCATTTTGGACATCCTGTGTTCGTTAGTTGCCGTGGAAATATGCTTCAAGAGGTTTGGTATTTTTACAAGTTGCACGGCTCGATTGTGGCCGGCGATTTTGTTCCTATAGACACGGTAAGGGCCTCCAGATGCCCTTCTAAGGGTGTGAGATATCTTCCTAAATGATGCATTACCATTATATATGAAGCTATCCCGCTGCCCGAAAGTTCGCGGATGGCTTTGattaatttaatttatcGATTATGAAATTTTTTGCCGGACTTTTGCCTATCTATATGCGCAATTTCTAAATCATACACAcgtttatatttatttgaacCAATCTATTTTCTGAGATATAAACTTTATTTAGGTTTTACTTCAAGGCACTTTAACTTTAAATAATTTCTCAAAGCacttcttctctcttttcacGTCAACTTTGAATAATTCCTCAATTCACTCATCTCTGCACTTTATTCACTCAtctcttcactttattcaCTCAtctcttctctttattCACTCATCTCTTCACTCATCTCTTCACTCATGCCTTCAGATCTCCAACAGCTGTCTCCAGAACCTTTTCAGGAGGAAAAACTACCGCCTCCATCCCAAAAAATCCCCGGGATCCCACCTCCAGGTTCACATTCGGGAACTCCACTTACAAGCAGAATCATTTCCTCTTTAAGCTTCATCCAGAAGTACTCCATTCTTCCCTTTGCCGGATTCTCACTAATCCATCTTTCCTCGGTTGTCGTTTTGCCCGCTCTCTTCGGGGTCGACGCAGGAAACGAGGCGATCGACGTGGGTCGTGAACTCTACCAGACTGCCAACTTGGAGCCTATTGTGTTGGGATCAGTCGTGGCCCATGTTGCTTCTGGTGTACTGTTGAACCTCCTGAGGAAGTTGATCGACTTGCGGAAGCACGGAATAGCAAACAAAGCATCGaaaggcaagaaaaagCCCGTTGCCAAGCCCCGCAACAATGAAGGAACCGTCAATGACGTCAATGAAGGCTTGGGCGGAGTTTTGTCCATACTGGGATTCAGCTCAATCAAATCCATCACGTATCGGTGGTTTGGAGTTTCTCCTCTCAGTTTTTCTGGATACGTACTCATCCCACTTCTCGCCGGTCACGTGCTCAAGATGAGGGTTAACCCGCTTCTTGTTGATGGCGATTCCTCGTATGTTGATCTCTCGTACATGTCATATGCACTTTCAACTTCCAAGGTCGTGTTTCCCTTTTA encodes:
- a CDS encoding uncharacterized protein (BUSCO:EOG09262N5O); this translates as MAKTSKATKKFNKKHLKKTLEKRNKAKEYKRRIGNKKALREEKAKNRANGRSAKDGEVFDDMDLEKYFEKKVEVPSVKTKKGSKLGKKSKEEEKSKGEESELEIESESDSKAGSDAESESGAEMEMDKQDLEDLKKEDPEFYKYLKDNDKDLLDFNPVNPMDMVSSDEDDEDKEEAEKEDKDKDKEKTQLEVEVTIEMVKSWEKNMMQEKPSIKGIKQAAMAFKAAVNSETDREYRYKVSSGPVFNLLMMVVLKKLPLAIERLSPYKKDARGSRKLGSTSKKLNGRICTIVKLHSTSLLELLDGISKTEMAILVLQSTQELFPYIMSWRKILKILINSVVQVWASSGDFETQVAAFAFLNNVSHEYPKAVLEISLRSMYSGFVKNCRRTNVHTIPSINFQKNSMAELYGEDESLGYRVGFENIRQLAIHLRESVNNPTKESYKAVYNWQVCNALDFWSRMLCLRCNPEAELKSSVKKGRKSGTESPLRQLIYPLVQVTIGTIRLVPSAQFFPLRFYLVRSLIRLSQATGVFIPLFPLISEILTSSVFTKKPRASSLAAVDFDSCIKVNKAYIGTRVYQSGVCDEFIELCAEFFALYCKSIAFPELITPPVIYLRRFRKRKGGNLKFSKQLGTLIDKLNANAKYIESRRATVQYGPSNTQEVSKFLQDVEWEKTPLGAYVKTQREVKEAKMKILRDSLEKEEEEERKREQEKGEGEEEREGDEDASEDDEDGNEDVDMDSDEE
- a CDS encoding uncharacterized protein (SECRETED:SignalP(1-19)), translating into MLFTLEAAFTLFQITISGAVIDTFNNQEPLIQPYNALNCPIDIPLSCSNKTEVENSCCFEYPSGIFLQAQFWDARPSVGPKDMFTMHGVWPDRCDGSYDQFCKLFSPIKSARAILEQFGENQLLDEMDRVWKNIRGNDDYLWVHEFNKHGTCMNTLKPSCYDQENYRENQNVVDFYKRSMQLFKTLPTYQWLAQSGIVPSNSKLYTREEIESSLEEHFGHPVFVSCRGNMLQEVWYFYKLHGSIVAGDFVPIDTVRASRCPSKGVRYLPK
- the RET1 gene encoding DNA-directed RNA polymerase III core subunit ret1; amino-acid sequence: MTSKNEAMDELLKPMYKGKALTDPINTAKDKWNLVPAFLKVKGLVKQHLDSYNYFVDVDLKKIVKANEMVVSDVDPSFYLKYLDIRVGYKSNGDREKPEVVLPPHECRLRDLTYSAPIYVDVEYTRGRKIIIHRDLEIGRMPIMLRSNKCILHGRSEAEMAYLNECPLDPGGYFVVNGTEKVILVQEQLSKNRIIVETDRKKGIVQASVTSSTHERKSKTYVVAKKGRIYLKHNSISEEVPIVVVLKAAGVVSDMEIMQLVCGDDSAYQDLFAENFEAASRLGVFTQRQALEFIGRRVKTVRRMNAPRLSVLQEGLEAVATTICAHLTVARRDFRQKAVYIATMTRRVVMAMQNPKLVDDRDYAGNKRLELAGQLLSLLFEDLFKKFNNDFKANLDKILRRPSRASEFDALLHINIHSNNVTMGLNRAISTGNWSLKRFKMERAGVTHVLSRLSYIAALGMMTRISSQFEKSRKVSGPRSLQPSQFGMLCPADTPEGASCGLVKNLALMTHITTDSEEEPIRRACFMLGAQDIGQADSRALHARGSFGIYLNGTMIAVTRYPGAFVRRFRLLRRSGRLDAFVSIHTDLQQAAVHLASDGGRICRPLIIVDRGVSRVTARHLALLRDGRWGFDDFLRRGLVEYLDVNEENDALIALYERDIGQLTTHLEIEPFTVLGAVAGLIPYPHHNQSPRNTYQCAMGKQAIGAIAYNQFRRIDTLLYLLCYPEQPLVRTRTIELVKYNRLPAGHNATVAVMSYSGYDIEDALLLNRASIDRGFGRCQTLRKNTALLKRYPNHTKDIVGGMRLDGSGRPIYQHSALGGDGLAEVGSMVQSGQVIVNKCVPTGPTGPGGPSGGGNSTNPSGRGPGGGRNGQSRERESATSSFQESPLVYRGPVPSYVDQVMLTVGDNDQALIKVLLRQTRRPELGDKFSSRHGQKGVCGMIIKQEDMPFSDQGICPDMIMNPHGFPSRMTVGKMMELVSGKAGVLRGTFEYGTCFGGSDLSEMSKILVSKGFNYGGKDMLYSGTTGEALQAYIFFGPIYYQKLKHMVLDKMHARARGPRAVLTRQPTEGRARDGGLRLGEMERDCLIAYGASQLLLERLMLSSDAFDVDICQGCGLMGYNGWCPMCKSSQNVVKMTIPYAAKLLFQELISMNIAPRLQLGDVF